The Armatimonadota bacterium genome includes the window CCATACGGCACAGACGATGAGAAGTTGCAAGAGTCGCATTAGGGTTACCCCTTTCTATAGGATGACGCTGGCAAAGAGCCTTAATAGCACCTCTATCAAGGTTAACCGCGCTTCTTATACCTTGCCTCACCGTGCGCATTATACTACTATCGGCAGAGCAGGTCAATCAAACCGGAGCGCTGTTGGGTGGGTTCCTCTCTCCCGTGATAAGATGGCAACGGCAGGATTCCCCCAGCCTGTAACGAACACAAAATCGCCGGAGGAAAGACGACGATGGAGCGCGTTCCAAAAGGACTATGGACCGTCGGTGCGCTGGTGGCAGTTACCTGCGGCATTGTGCTGTGGCAGGGGATGTTTTCTGGCAGCGATGTGCCCGCACCCACTGCGGTGATCGGCGACACTCGGCAGCAATCGCCGCCCGCGTTTTCCACCCCAGCACCACCCCCTGAAACCGGTGACGCCGTTCCTTCTCAGCAGACACCGCTTGCCGGCAGCGATGAAATCGTGGTGCATGTGGCGGGTGCGGTCAAAAAACCGGGTCTCGTGCGAATACCGCGCGGCAGTCGGGTAAATGATGCGGTGAAAGCGGCGGGTGGTTTCAGCAGCCAGGCAGACCCCGACTCGGTGAATCTGGCACAACAGTTGGAGGACGGCGTGCAAGTATACGTGCCCCGCAAAGGCGAAGCGGTACAGGTGGAAGGACGTGTGGGACCGGCTTGGCAGGGCGAAGTACCACGGCGCAAGGAGACCCCTTCGGGCAAAATCAATATCAACACTGCGAGTGCTGAACAGCTGGAGAGCCTGCCCGGCGTAGGACCCGCTACCGCCCGCGCGATTATCGAATACCGCAAGCAGAACGGCGGCTTTAGCTCCATCGACGAGCTGTTGGATGTGCGCGGTATTGGACCCAAAAAGCTGGAGCAGATACGACCTTATGTGACGTTACGATAAAAAGGCGCCGGGCAAACTGCCCAGCGCCCATACTATATGCAAGCGATTAGTTACAGGTTTTGCCCTGCGGATAGGTGTAGATACCCATCGCTTCGTAATCACAGATGAGCTGCGCCTGCGACTTGCGCGAACCGTCCGGGTTGGTCAGGGCAGGGTCGCGATAGTACTTGGCGTGCCCATCCGCGAAAATCCAGTTGCGCCCGTTCTGGTGTCTCTGCCCCTTGGGCCAGCGGCGGTTGGGAGCGGAGTTGTCGTAGCCCGGCGCGATATACCATCCCGCAAAGGCGTTGCCGTTGGATTCAATGCGGCTGCCTACGTCGGTGACGTAGAAGGTTTGTGCCGGGAACTGGATGGATGCCATCGGTAGCATCTTACGGCAGTCGTAGGCATCCCACGAGACGTAGTACCCGCCTGCCAGATAGTAGTTGCCTGCGTACGACAGGGGCAAAACGTCACGCATGCCGTTCACTACGCTGCGAATACCGGAGTATGCTCTGGGCACCCCTGCCGCCAGCAGCTGCGCCTCGTAGCAGTAGGAGCCGTACTTGTTGAAGCCGCCCTTGTCTGGGTCGCTGGGACAGACCAGAATCTGGTAGTTCTTTTGATAGGGCATAATCGCCAGCGGGAAAGCGAACACGCCGCTCCAGTAGGGGTCCGAGCCGCTGGTGTCTACACGACAACCCTGTGACTGCGGCGCACTACAGGGACCTACCCATCCGGTCTCGGGAAGAGTCTCATCGTAGTCCTGAGCGTACATCATGGATGCCAGACCAATCTGCTTCGCGTTGGAGAGGCATTGCGTCTTGCGCGCCTGTTCTCTGGCTTGAGCAAACACGGGGAACAGGATGGCTGCCAGAATCGCAATAATCGCGATGACCACGAGCAGCTCAATCAAGGTGAAAGCACGCTTGCGCATGGAAAACACCTCCTGAACTTTATTTAACATCACAAATTATATCCTATGAGGGACACGTGCGTCAAGCAGTTAAAGCAAGAAGGATCGGATATGATGTTAAGGAATATTTATAGGAATATTTATAGCCTACGAGGATCGAGTGGCAGGTAGATTGCGGGGAGGCGGGGAATCTGAAATCAAAGACTCTGCATGGGTAGAAAGAGATATGTGGCGACATGTTCCTGTAAAAAATCCTCAGCCCAACGTGCAGGAGTTTATCGATGTTCTGCTGGGACGGATACCGCAGCAACGTACTCCTCTGGTGGAATACATTGTAGACGATGTGGTCATGCGCCCGATAGTGACCGAGCTCATGGGCAGGGAGTGGATCACGCCTCAAGGCGACCGCGAGTCGCTGAAGGCTTTTCTCGATATGGTAATCGATTTCTGGTATCGCATGGGCTATGACTTCGTGCGCCTTGAGATTGGCTTGCCGTTTCAGGAGAGGCATCTGGTTACCGCCGACACCGCTTCCAGCAAACAACGCGCCTGGGCGGACGAACATCAGGGCGCGATTAGCAGCTGGGAGGACTTCGAGAGGTACCCCTGGCCTTGCATCGAGGATGTGGACTTCTTCGCGCTGGAGTACATCAATGACCATCTGCCCGATGGAATGGGCTTTATCTCCTCGCACGCGGCGGGCATCTTCGAGCACCTCTCCTGGATTATGTCGCTAGAAGGATTATGTCTTGCGCTGTACGATGATCCTGGGCTGGTGCAGGCGGTAAGCGACCGTATCGGCGCGCTCATCACGCAGTTCTACGAGCACCTGTTGCAGCTGGATAACCTGGTGGCGGTCTTCCCGGGCGACGATATGGGCTTTCGCTCCGGCACGCTGATTGCCCCCGACGCCCTGCGCGAATACTGTCTGCCCTGGCACAAGCGGTGGGCGCAGATGGCGCATGAGCGCGGCTTGCCTTACTTCCTGCACTCCTGCGGCAACCTGCAAGCCATTATGGAAGACCTGATTAGCGAGGTGCGTATCGACGGCAAGCACTCCTTCGAAGATGCCATTATTCCCGTGCAGGAGTTTCAGGAGCTATACGGCGACCGCATCGCGGTGCTGGGCGGGATGGACCTGAATATCCTCTCGGCAGGCACGCCCGAAGAGGTGCGCCGGCATACCCGCGAATTGATAGAGACCTGCGGAGCACGCGGCCGATATGCTATCGGTTCAGGCAACTCCATCCCCAGCTATGTGCCGGTGGAAAACTACCTGTCGATGGTAGACGAGGCGCTGGACTGCATGACAGCGCAAGGAGCATAACATGTTAACAGGCATCCACTTCTTGCTCACCTACAAATGCCCTTACGAGTGCGACCACTGCTTTGTGTACGGCAGCCCGAGAGCAAGGGGGACGTTCACCCTGCAGCAGATTATCGCCGTGCTGCGAGAGGCGCAGAAGCTGGGTACCGTACAGACGGTTTTCTTTGAGGGCGGTGAACCTTTTTTGTACTATCCTCTACTGCTGGAAAGTGTACGTATTGCCCGCGCGATGGGCTTCCATACAGGTATCGTCACCAACGGCTATTTCGCCACCAGTGTGGAGGATGCCATACTCTGGCTAAAACCCCTGCAAGAGGCGGGCATCGGTGCTGTCAGCTTCAGCGACGACCCCTTCCACAGCGGTTTGGAGGAAGATACCCCTGCGAAACGTGCCATGTCGGCGGCGCAACAGCTGGGCATCTCCTGCGGGATAATTTCCATCAGCCCGCCAACAGTCACCTGTCCCGAAGAAGGCGAAGGCAAGAAGGGTGAACCCATTGTAGGAGGCGGCGTGCGTTTTCGGGGGCGAGCGGTGGAAAAACTGGTGGCAGGGCTTCCCACACGCCCCTGGCACACTTTCACCGAATGTCCCTTCGAGAACCTGCGTGACCCCGGTCGGGTGCATGTGGACGCCTATGGCAACGTGCATCTCTGTCAAGGGTTATGCATGGGCAACCTGTGGAAGAGCCCGCTTTCACAGCTGGTGAGACAGTACCGGGCAGAGGAACACCCGATATGCGCTCCGCTAGTGGAAGGCGGTCCCGCCGAACTCGCCCGACGGTTTGGGTACCCTGTGGAGTCGGGCTATGTGGAAGCATGTCATCTGTGTTACCTCGTGCGCCGTGCGTTGAGGCAACGATTCCCCGAATATCTCGCTCCGCCGCAAGTATATGGGCTGGGATAAGAAGGGTCAGTCCATGAAACCTTCCTCCTGCCCGGACGTCACGTTCCCCAACAGCTCGGCGGGAGCCTCGCCCTCCAGGGGGATAGGGGCGTGTGCACGTCTGGAGGGCGAACCTCCCGGTGAGCCGAACGTTACCTCCACCGCTTGCAGGAGTTGCCTCTTTTGTGCCACAATATGATACGCGGCGAGCGTTGCACAGCGCCCGCCGCGATAGTGTGTGTACGGATGGCTATTCCTCTCCGTGCACCAACCCAGGCGTCGGCGCACATCTGACGCTGGACAGAAATTGAGGAGGAACATATCGTGAAGGCTGAGGTACCTGTAAAAAAGACGCTGCCGGGCTCTTTAACCCCGCAACGCTTGGTAGAACTATACCGCACCATGCTGCTGATTCGCCACTTCGAAGAGCAATGCGCTCCCGCCTACCGACAGGGTAAAATGGGCGGATATATGCATGTGTATATTGGGCAAGAAGCAGTCGCCACCGGCTTTATCGCCCACATGCGCGACGATGACTACATGCTCTGCTCCTATCGGGACCACGGTCACGCTCTCGCGCGCGGCACCGACCCCCGCCGAATCATGGCGGAGCTGTTCGGGCGTTATACGGGCGTCGCCAAGGGGAAAGGCGGCTCCATGCATCTGGTGGATGTGGAACGAGGCTTCCTGGGCGGATACGGCATCGTGGGAGGTATGGTGCCACTGGCGGTCGGCGTGGGCTACGCAATCCGCTACCGCGGCACCGACCAGGTGTGCCTGTGCTTTTTCGGTGATGGCGCGATGAACATCGGGCCCGTGCACGAGGCGCTGAATATGGCAGCGATATACAAGGTGCCAGTCGTCTTCGTCTGCGAGAACAACCGCTACGCAATGGCAACCCCCGTGGAGTTTGCCTCTGCTGTGCCGAGCCTTGCCGAGCGGGCAAAGCAATATGGAATGCCCACCAAACAGATTGGCGGCATGGATCTGCTGGAAGTGTATCGCGAGGCAGAGGAGATTATCCGCCATGTGCGTACCACCCCTGAACCCTTCTTTGTGGAGGTGCTCACCTACCGTTTTGAAGGACACGGCATCGCCGATAACCCCACCAACCAGGCTCTCTACCGTACCAAAGAGGAGGTAGAATACTGGCGACAGCGCGACCCCATTGTGAATACAGCGCGATTCTTGCTGGAGAACGGTTTTGCTACCGAAAGCGAGCTGCTGGAGTGGGATGCGTACGCGAAACGGCAGGCTCTGGAAGCGGTCGCTTACGCCGATGCCAGTCCTGAACCCCCACTGGAGGAGCTCTATCGGGATGTATATACCGACATGGAGGTGCAGGAGTGGCGGTAATCACCTACCGTGAAGCCCTGAGACAGGCGTTAACTGAGGAGATGGAGCGCGACCCTGGCGTGTTCATCCTGGGCGAAGAGGTCGGCCGCTATCAGGGCACGTTCCGTGTGACGGAGGGCTTGTTACAGCGGTTTGGCGAGATGCGCGTGGTGGATACGCCCATCTCCGAGTCGGGCATCGCAGGCATGGCAATCGGCGCGGCGATGATTGGCTTGCGCCCGGTGGCGGAGTTCATGACCTTCAGCTTCGCGTTGATTGCAGCCGACCAGCTGGTCAACCATGCGGCAAAGATACTGTACATGTTCGGCGGGCAGATTACCGTGCCCGTAGTGTTTCGCGGTCCGGCTGGCGGTGGGGCACAGCTCTCCGCCCAGCATTCGCACAGCCTCGAATCGTGGTATGCACATATTCCGGGGCTGAAGGTAGTCGCCCCAGCTACCCCCGCCGACGCCAAAGGGATGCTGAAGACCGCCATCCGCGACAATAACCCGGTTATCTTTATGGAGCACGCAAAGCTATACTCCACGCGCGGGGAGGTGCCAGAGGGTGAATACACCGTGCCGTTTGGCGTGGCGGACATCAAGCGGGAAGGGCGTGACGTCACCATCATTGCCTATTCACAACCGGTATTACTGGCTTTGCACGCGGCGCAAAAGCTGGCGGAAACCGAGGGCATCGAGTGCGAAGTGATAGACCTGCGATCGCTACAACCGCTGGATATGGACACAGTACTGCATTCCATCCGCAAGACGCACCGGGCGGTGGTGGCGCATGAGGACCACCGCAACGTGGGCTTCGGGGCAGAGGTGGTGGCGCGCATTCAGGAATTCGCCTTCGATGAACTGGACGCGCCTGTGCTGCGCGTTGCCAGTGCGGACGTGCCCATCCCCTACGCCCGCAATCTGGAGCGCGCCGCCTTCCCCAGCGAGGAAGATATCATCCGCGCGGTGAAGCGTGTACTGGCTTAAGGAGGAGAACGGATGGCACAAGTAATTATGCCCAAGATGGGCGACGGAATGACGGAAGGAACCATCCTGCGCTGGCTGAAAAAAGAGGGCGACAGCGTAGAGGTCGGCGATATCATCGCGGAGATAGAGACCGACAAAGCCAGCGTGGAGCTGCCTGCAGAAGCATCGGGCAAGCTGGCGAACATCCTGGTCAAAGAGGGCGATACCGTGCCCGTTGGCGCGGTGATTGCAGAGATTCTGGGTGAGGGCGAACAGCCTCAGGTGACCAAACCTGCAGAGACGCCCACAACAGCAACGGAGATGGTGACGTCCGTTGCCGAACCGGTGGCGGAAGCACTGCGCGAGGAGCCTCCGACGCAAGAGCGGGTGAAAGCCTCTCCGCTGGCACGACGCATCGCGCAGGAAGCGGGCATCGACCTCGCCATGGTGAAAGGCACGGGACCTGGCGGGCGTATTGTGGAGCGTGATGTGCAACAGTTCATTGCCTCTCGGCAAGCGACGGCTCGCCCACCGCTGACGGAGCCGGCACGTCCCGCCGCTGCGGTAGCCGAATCGCCTGCTCTGGTGGGGGGTGAACCGCTCAGCCGGATGCGCCGCCTTATCGCCGAGCGCACCACGCTCACCAAGCAAACGGTTCCGCACTTCTACGTGACGATGGACATCGACATGTCCGAGGCGATGGCGCTGCGCGAACGGCTGAATACAGCGTTGCCCGAAGATGCACCGAAGATTTCGGTCAACGATTTTGTCACTAAGGCGTGTGCGCTGGCTCTGGCACGTTATCCGCAGGTGAACGCGCTGTACCAAAACGAGCGGATTTACCTCAGCAGCGAAATACACATCGGCATCGCGGTGGCGTTGCCAGATGGGCTGATTGTGCCCGTACTGCGCCATTGCGAGCGCAAAACGCTGCGCCAGATCGCAGTGGAGACGCGCCAGCTGGTAGAAAAGGCTCGAGCGGGACGCCTGACGCCCGATGAGTACACCGGCGCAACCTTCAGTATCTCTAACCTTGGGATGTACGGGGTGGACGAGTTCATCGCCATCATCAATCCGCCTGCGGTGGCGATACTGGCGGTCGGTGCGGTGCAAAAGCAACCCGTTGCGCTGGAAGACGATACTGTGGTCGTACGACCGCGCATGAAGATTACTCTCTCCGCAGACCACCGTGCGCTGGACGGCGCAGTTGCCGCCGAGTTTCTGCGCGAGCTGAAGCGCATTCTGGAAAATCCATACGTGATGGTGGAGTAGCTGCACAAAAACCCTTGACAAGTAGACCAATTGTAGTATATACTTCGTATAGTATTTCGGGGGAGGGAGGACAATGACACGAGGACTGACCCATAAGCAGGAGATGATTCTGCGCTTCATCCTGCACTACACCCGTGAGAACGGCTATCCGCCTACCATTCGCGAAATTGGCAACCAGTTTGGCATCTCCAGCCTGCGCGGGGTGACCGTGCACTTGGACGCCCTGCAACGCAAGGGTTATATCGAGCGCGAGCACAAAAGCCGCAGTATCCGCGTGGTGCACCCCGAGTTTGTGCAGCATCTGGAGAGCTCGCCCGACGTAGCGATGTTACCGCTGATAGGTACGATTGCCGCAGGCACGCCGGTGCTGGCATCACAGAACATCGAGGCGCTGGTACCGGTACCGCGCGAGATGGTGCACAACATTGAAGGTGCCTTCTTGCTGAGAGTACGGGGCGACTCGATGGTGGGCGAGCACATTCTGCCACGCGACCTGGTGATTATCAAGCCACAAAGCACTGCTGAAAACGGCGAGCTGGTAGCGGTGCTGATTGGCGACGAAGCGACTATCAAGCGCATCCAGTACGATAACGGCAAGGTGCGCTTGCTTCCGGCAAATCCCGCATACGAGCCGATTGAGGTGCGCCCCGAAGAAACACGTGTGATCGGCAAGGTGATTGGGCTGTTGCGCTCGTACGACAGAGGGTTGGCGTATTGAGAAAGCAAAACTACATCTGCCCTTTAACCAGAGACTGGTATTTTGCCTGTAGGTTTTTGACTACTTGAGCTACCGGAATGGGTACGTCATCCAGGCGAATGACCGGCACAATCTCGCGCACCGAGTTGGTCAGAAATACCGCCTGCGCATGGGGCAGTAGGCTAGCGTGGATGCGCTTTTCACGACACTCTATGCCCATCTGCTGGGCTATTTCGAATACCGCCTGTCGCGTGATGCCCGCTATAATGCCCTCTTCCAGAGGCGGAGTCAACAGGCGTTCTGTATACCATACGAACACATTGCTGAGAGCGCCTTCGGTTACATAGCCTTCGCGGTTGAACCATATTGTCTCGTCTGCGCCCTGCACCCTTGCCAGCAGCTGCGCTTCGAGATGCCACGCATAATTGCCCCATTTGGGCTGTTCTCCTCTCACTGCACGCGGGTCGGGTAACAGCGCAGCAGGGACGCCAGCCTGCCACCTTGCGATTTGCTCCGGGCTGATGCGCTCCGCCAGCATGAAATAGGAGGGCGCAATCAGTTCTGAGCCTGCGGTCACCGTGATGCGTAAGCGAGCGTCTACCCCCAGCAAATCGTTCGCTTCCAGCAGATTAGCGATAGCCTGCTGAACTGCTGATGTGCTGAGGTCCACTATCTGCCGGGCGTGAGCGAACAGGTGCAGTCGCTCCATCCAGCGGCGAAGGCGTTGCAAGTGCTGCTCCAAACGAAACGGATGTCCGTCATAACAACGCATGGTTTCGAACAGCGAGGCTCCGTACAGCACCGCTGCATCGCGTATCGGCAGATGTAGTTCGCTCTCAG containing:
- a CDS encoding competence protein ComEA, with amino-acid sequence MERVPKGLWTVGALVAVTCGIVLWQGMFSGSDVPAPTAVIGDTRQQSPPAFSTPAPPPETGDAVPSQQTPLAGSDEIVVHVAGAVKKPGLVRIPRGSRVNDAVKAAGGFSSQADPDSVNLAQQLEDGVQVYVPRKGEAVQVEGRVGPAWQGEVPRRKETPSGKININTASAEQLESLPGVGPATARAIIEYRKQNGGFSSIDELLDVRGIGPKKLEQIRPYVTLR
- a CDS encoding radical SAM protein translates to MLTGIHFLLTYKCPYECDHCFVYGSPRARGTFTLQQIIAVLREAQKLGTVQTVFFEGGEPFLYYPLLLESVRIARAMGFHTGIVTNGYFATSVEDAILWLKPLQEAGIGAVSFSDDPFHSGLEEDTPAKRAMSAAQQLGISCGIISISPPTVTCPEEGEGKKGEPIVGGGVRFRGRAVEKLVAGLPTRPWHTFTECPFENLRDPGRVHVDAYGNVHLCQGLCMGNLWKSPLSQLVRQYRAEEHPICAPLVEGGPAELARRFGYPVESGYVEACHLCYLVRRALRQRFPEYLAPPQVYGLG
- the pdhA gene encoding pyruvate dehydrogenase E1 component subunit alpha — encoded protein: MKAEVPVKKTLPGSLTPQRLVELYRTMLLIRHFEEQCAPAYRQGKMGGYMHVYIGQEAVATGFIAHMRDDDYMLCSYRDHGHALARGTDPRRIMAELFGRYTGVAKGKGGSMHLVDVERGFLGGYGIVGGMVPLAVGVGYAIRYRGTDQVCLCFFGDGAMNIGPVHEALNMAAIYKVPVVFVCENNRYAMATPVEFASAVPSLAERAKQYGMPTKQIGGMDLLEVYREAEEIIRHVRTTPEPFFVEVLTYRFEGHGIADNPTNQALYRTKEEVEYWRQRDPIVNTARFLLENGFATESELLEWDAYAKRQALEAVAYADASPEPPLEELYRDVYTDMEVQEWR
- the acoB gene encoding pyruvate dehydrogenase subunit beta, with product MAVITYREALRQALTEEMERDPGVFILGEEVGRYQGTFRVTEGLLQRFGEMRVVDTPISESGIAGMAIGAAMIGLRPVAEFMTFSFALIAADQLVNHAAKILYMFGGQITVPVVFRGPAGGGAQLSAQHSHSLESWYAHIPGLKVVAPATPADAKGMLKTAIRDNNPVIFMEHAKLYSTRGEVPEGEYTVPFGVADIKREGRDVTIIAYSQPVLLALHAAQKLAETEGIECEVIDLRSLQPLDMDTVLHSIRKTHRAVVAHEDHRNVGFGAEVVARIQEFAFDELDAPVLRVASADVPIPYARNLERAAFPSEEDIIRAVKRVLA
- the aceF gene encoding dihydrolipoamide acetyltransferase component of pyruvate dehydrogenase complex, whose product is MAQVIMPKMGDGMTEGTILRWLKKEGDSVEVGDIIAEIETDKASVELPAEASGKLANILVKEGDTVPVGAVIAEILGEGEQPQVTKPAETPTTATEMVTSVAEPVAEALREEPPTQERVKASPLARRIAQEAGIDLAMVKGTGPGGRIVERDVQQFIASRQATARPPLTEPARPAAAVAESPALVGGEPLSRMRRLIAERTTLTKQTVPHFYVTMDIDMSEAMALRERLNTALPEDAPKISVNDFVTKACALALARYPQVNALYQNERIYLSSEIHIGIAVALPDGLIVPVLRHCERKTLRQIAVETRQLVEKARAGRLTPDEYTGATFSISNLGMYGVDEFIAIINPPAVAILAVGAVQKQPVALEDDTVVVRPRMKITLSADHRALDGAVAAEFLRELKRILENPYVMVE
- the lexA gene encoding LexA repressor; translation: MTRGLTHKQEMILRFILHYTRENGYPPTIREIGNQFGISSLRGVTVHLDALQRKGYIEREHKSRSIRVVHPEFVQHLESSPDVAMLPLIGTIAAGTPVLASQNIEALVPVPREMVHNIEGAFLLRVRGDSMVGEHILPRDLVIIKPQSTAENGELVAVLIGDEATIKRIQYDNGKVRLLPANPAYEPIEVRPEETRVIGKVIGLLRSYDRGLAY
- a CDS encoding branched chain amino acid aminotransferase: MALWAWCNGRLCAESELHLPIRDAAVLYGASLFETMRCYDGHPFRLEQHLQRLRRWMERLHLFAHARQIVDLSTSAVQQAIANLLEANDLLGVDARLRITVTAGSELIAPSYFMLAERISPEQIARWQAGVPAALLPDPRAVRGEQPKWGNYAWHLEAQLLARVQGADETIWFNREGYVTEGALSNVFVWYTERLLTPPLEEGIIAGITRQAVFEIAQQMGIECREKRIHASLLPHAQAVFLTNSVREIVPVIRLDDVPIPVAQVVKNLQAKYQSLVKGQM